One genomic segment of Hordeum vulgare subsp. vulgare chromosome 2H, MorexV3_pseudomolecules_assembly, whole genome shotgun sequence includes these proteins:
- the LOC123429337 gene encoding L-lactate dehydrogenase B, producing the protein MHKTSSLSELGFDAGDASSGFFRAVADGCPITHTSSSAPHRRLTKVSVIGAGNVGMAIAQTILTQNLADEIALVDALPDKFRGEALDLQHAAAFLPRVRIVSGTDAAVTKNSDLVVVTAGARQIPGETRLNLLQRNVALYRKIVPPVAEHSPDALLLVVSNPVDVLTYVAWKLSGFPASRVIGSGTNLDSSRFRFLVAEHLDVSAQDVQAYMVGEHGDSSVAIWSSISVGGMPALKSLRDSHRSFDEAALEGIRRAVVGGAYEVIGLKGYTSWAIGYSVASLATSLLRDQRRVHPVSVLAAGFHGISDGHEVFLSLPARLGRAGVLGVAEMDLTEAEAAQLRRSAKTLWENCQLLGL; encoded by the exons ATGCACAAGACCTCGTCGCTGTCGGAGCTGGGCTTCGACGCCGGGGACGCCTCGTCGGGCTTCTTCCGCGCGGTGGCGGACGGCTGCCCGATCACtcacacctcctcctccgccccgcACCGCCGCCTCACCAAGGTGTCAGTCATCGGCGCCGGCAACGTGGGCATGGCCATCGCGCAGACCATCCTCACGCAGAACCTGGCGGACGAGATCGCGCTGGTGGACGCCCTCCCCGACAAGTTCCGCGGCGAGGCGCTCGACCTGCAGCACGCCGCCGCGTTCCTCCCGCGCGTCCGCATCGTCTCCGGCACCGACGCCGCCGTCACGAAAAACTCGGACCTCGTCGTCGTCACGGCCGGCGCCAGGCAGATCCCCGGGGAGACCAGGCTCAACCTGCTGCAGAGGAACGTGGCGCTGTACCGCAAGATCGTGCCGCCCGTGGCCGAGCACTCCCCGGACGCGCTGCTGCTTGTCGTGTCCAACCCCGTGGACGTCCTCACCTACGTCGCGTGGAAGCTGTCGGGGTTCCCGGCCAGCCGCGTCATCGGCTCCGGCACCAACCTCGACTCCTCCAGGTTCAGGTTCCTCGTCGCCGAGCACCTCGACGTGAGCGCGCAGGACGTGCAG GCGTACATGGTGGGTGAGCACGGTGACAGCTCGGTGGCGATATGGTCGAGCATCAGCGTGGGCGGCATGCCGGCGCTCAAGTCGCTGCGGGACAGCCACCGGAGCTTCGACGAGGCGGCGCTGGAGGGCATCCGGCGCGCCGTGGTGGGGGGCGCCTACGAGGTGATCGGCCTCAAGGGGTACACCTCCTGGGCCATCGGCTACTCCGTGGCCAGCCTCGCGACGTCCCTGCTCCGCGACCAGCGCCGCGTGCACCCGGTGTCCGTGCTCGCCGCGGGCTTCCACGGCATCTCCGACGGCCACGAGGTGTTCCTCAGCCTGCCCGCCCGGCTCGGCCGCGCCGGCGTCCTCGGCGTCGCCGAGATGGACCTCACCGAGGCCGAGGCCGCGCAGCTCCGCCGGTCCGCCAAGACGCTCTGGGAGAACTGCCAGCTCCTTGGCCTCTGA